A window from Osmia lignaria lignaria isolate PbOS001 chromosome 8, iyOsmLign1, whole genome shotgun sequence encodes these proteins:
- the LOC117606785 gene encoding aminopeptidase N produces MRLRTCWTRIAKRTMRYLAAITVLFLILALPHYASASPAVTSRFKRSMDLNELEYHRILHRLPQEVVATSYHLELQPFVGNDKFNGRVRINVTWTDTSDTITLNADPDIHISKYSVRITEAASEEREKGLPMMDVNVARVTLPDWQKPWYTIHLEQMLKKGSSCEVDISFVGNLTSNVHCGLYRKEYPDHPYVATYFRPNRAHQVFPCMDEPPYKATFKLSVLRPVNMTALSNTPLELTAASDNQNFVWDHFETTPKMSTYQLALLVSDFTSISPNEEINEMDGRRVEIKVWAPKKHLDSLEHVPDKIVWIMNYLQEYFNSSIVLPKLDIVALPWLHDNPTDNWGLMFFGTNHLNSPSIWTVTYELIYQWIGQYITPFSWSDAPVSKALNSFLASMTTVDINPDEMEGRWPMTMLYSFYYEFGKYKPFSKAAGITNEATASKTELVFRMFNILLGKEMFRKGVRNFIRQNSEENLRTFFADDIYSHLNDIANETNILPEGRTVSSIAGLWITRDRLPLVTVIRDYETKTMTLSQKVNLREAPRAATPKVSYQWDIPIVMMSEEKLEFHKPYPLWLPKGYKPKNLTVPDITDEDHFIIVNPEEIGMFPVNYDSCNWKMLIQYLRGPNREKIPVLTRAKLLHDSWNLAYSGELCFGIALNMTLFLQEERCHVVWEPIFMMIDHIDRRIEGSEVYPKFQAYIRTLLKPLYMELKENEQAGEPSWKSRMRGMAKNFLCRAGYEPCIIEARNQYQRWLRGEDQDARNSANDFICPLLKWGTEEEWEFGLQRIMNVSKYERMDLKSLAGCTKDANKIERLLNVTILEQNENFSDSDIQLIFVTLSGGAAGYRTLFNFLIDNWDTVKQRFEDKHYLWSSIIELATSTYSTQQGVDLVEKLYESHRDHVSKNLPIQKAFTADRKQWTEKNLPVIDAWLSENLPKEELEATQSSTATTMVMPVKHLNILLNHLKL; encoded by the exons ATGCGGTTACGGACCTGTTGGACAAGGATTGCCAA AAGAACCATGAGGTACTTAGCAGCTATCACGGTGCTCTTCCTGATATTGGCTCTACCGCATTACGCCTCAGCCTCTCCTGCC GTAACATCAAGATTTAAAAGAAGTATGGACCTAAATGAGCTCGAGTATCATAGAATTCTACACAGGCTGCCACAGGAAGTCGTGGCTACTAGTTACCACCTAGAACTTCAACCCTTTGTTGGTAACGACAAATTCAATGGTCGAGTGAGGATCAACGTCACTTGGACAGATACCAGCGATACAATTACTTTGAACGCTGATCCAGATATTCACATCTCAAAGTACAGTGTTAGAATTACGGAAGCGGCGTCCGAAGaaag agaaaaaggtttGCCAATGATGGATGTTAACGTGGCGAGGGTTACTCTTCCGGATTGGCAGAAACCTTGGTACACCATTCATCTGGAGCAGATGCTGAAGAAAGGCAGCAGCTGTGAAGTGGATATCAGTTTCGTCGGAAATCTGACTTCGAATGTACACTGTGGGCTATACAGAAAGGAATACCCGGATCA tcCTTACGTAGCTACATACTTCAGACCGAACCGGGCACACCAAGTCTTTCCTTGCATGGACGAACCTCCTTACAAAGCAACCTTCAAATTGAGCGTCCTTCGACCAGTGAACATGACCGCTCTTTCAAACACCCCTCTGGAACTTACCGCAGC ATCGGACAATCAAAATTTCGTATGGGATCACTTTGAAACGACACCGAAAATGTCCACCTATCAGTTAGCTCTGTTGGTGTCCGATTTTACAAGCATTTCACCTAACGAGGAAATTAACGAAATGGACGGTAGAAGGGTGGAGATCAAAGTTTGGGCACCAAAAAAACACTTGGACTCCCTAGAACACGTGCCCGACAAGATTGTCTGGATTATGAACTATTTACAAGAATACTTCAATAGTTCGATAGTCCTGCCTAAACTCGACATTGTGGCGCTTCCTTGGCTCCACGATAATCCAACTGACAACTGGGGCTTGATGTTCTTCGG CACCAATCATTTGAACAGTCCATCTATTTGGACTGTTACATACGAACTGATCTATCAATGGATAGGCCAGTACATCACGCCATTCAGCTGGAGCGATGCACCAGTCAGCAAAGCATTGAACTCGTTTTTGGCTTCGATGACTACGGTTGAC ATCAATCCAGATGAAATGGAAGGAAGATGGCCAATGACGATGCTGTATTCTTTTTATTACGAATTTGGAAAATATAAGCCTTTCTCAAAGGCTGCAGGCATCACGAACGAAGCTACAGCTAGCAAGA CCGAACTGGTGTTCCGAATGTTCAACATTCTTCTTGGCAAAGAGATGTTCCGAAAGGGCGTCAGAAATTTCATTCGACAAAATTCAGAAGA GAATCTACGAACCTTCTTCGCTGACGATATCTACAGCCATTTAAATGATATAGCGAACGAAACAAATATTCTTCCGGAAGGTCGGACGGTCAGCAGCATCGCTGGTCTGTGGATCACTCGGGACAGGCTGCCATTGGTCACGGTCATTCGCGATTATGAAACGAAAACAATGACGCTTAGTCAG AAAGTCAATCTCAGAGAAGCTCCTCGAGCGGCGACTCCCAAAGTGTCCTACCAATGGGACATACCAATAGTAATGATGTCGGaggaaaaattagaatttcacaAACCGTATCCTTTGTGGTTGCCAAAAGGGTACAAACCAAAGAATCTCACCGTTCCAGACATCACCGACGAGGATCACTTCATTATTGTTAATCCAGAAGAAATAG gaaTGTTTCCAGTAAATTACGATTCATGCAACTGGAAAATGTTAATACAATATCTACGGGGTCCAAATCGCGAAAAGATTCCAGTTTTAACCAGAGCGAAATTGCTTCACGACTCTTGGAATTTAGCATATTCTGGAGAACTCTGTTTTGGAATCGCATTGAATATGACTCTATTCTTGCAAGAGGAAAGATGTCACGTAGTTTGGGAACCTATCTTTATGATGATCGATCATATTGACAGACGTATCGAAGGATCTGAGGTGTATCCCAAATTTCAG GCATACATACGTACCTTGCTGAAGCCTCTGTATATGGAACTAAAGGAAAATGAACAAGCAGGTGAACCATCTTGGAAGTCTCGTATGCGAGGAATGGCGAAAAACTTCCTCTGTCGTGCTGGATACGAACCTTGCATTATCGAAGCAAGAAATCAGTATCAAAGATGGCTAAGGGGCGAAGATCAAGATGCAAGAAATTC AGCCAATGATTTCATTTGTCCATTGTTGAAATGGGGCACTGAAGAAGAATGGGAATTTGGACTTCAACGTATCATGAATGTTTCCAAGTATGAAAGGATGGATCTAAAATCTTTAGCTGGCTGTACAAAAGACGCGAATAAAATTGAAAG ATTATTGAACGTGACGATCCTCGAACAGAATGAAAATTTCTCAGACTCAGATATTCAGCTAATCTTTGTAACACTAAGTGGTGGAGCAGCTGGTTACAGAACATTGTTCAACTTCTTGATTGACAATTGGGATACTGTTAAACAAAGATTCGAGGATAAACATTATTTGTGGTCCAGCATCATAGAATTGGCCACTTCTACGTACAGTACTCAGCAAGGTGTAGACTTGGTTGAAAAACTGTATGAAAGCCATCGTGATCATGTCTCTAAAAACCTGCCGATTCAAAAAGCTTTCACAGCAGACCGAAAACAATGGACTGAAAAAAATCTTCCTGTAATTGATGCTTGGCTTTCAGAAAATCTACCAAAGGAAGAACTAGAAGCTACTCAAAGTAGCACAGCTACAACCATGGTGATGCCTGTTAAACATTTAAACATTTTGTTAAATCATTTGAAGTTATAA